In the genome of Lathyrus oleraceus cultivar Zhongwan6 chromosome 4, CAAS_Psat_ZW6_1.0, whole genome shotgun sequence, the window AACGTTTGTTGTccctttgagatacttcatgatccTTTTAACGACGATGAGATGCGATTCTTTTGGATTTTCTTGAAATCGAGCACGTAGAAAAACactaaacattatgtcaggacggcttgccgtcaaatataacAATGAGCCAATCATACCTAGATACTTTGTGATATCAATTGAGACACCcgattcatcttgatcaacataagttcTGGATCCTGTTGGAGTAGACATAGCCTTGCAGTTATCCATGTTGAATCTCTTCAATAATTCTTGGCAgtacttggattggttgatgaagattCCATCCTTTAGTTTCTTAATCTGAAGTTCGAGAAAATAGTTCATCTTACCCATCATGGACATTTGGATTCTCCTTGCATCATTTGATGAAAATTCTTCATATGTTTATTTGTGTGATGAGCCGAGTATGATGTCGTCAACGtagacttgaaccaataaagtgttaccatttattttcttaataaacaaGGTCTTGTTAACTTTACCTTTCTAAAATCCCTATTCACAAAGAAAGTTGCTGAGACGATCATACCatgctcttggtgcttgctttaggccataaagagctttcctcaacttgaatacatgtgaaggattcttgaagtcttcaaatCCCGGGGtttgtttgacata includes:
- the LOC127136605 gene encoding secreted RxLR effector protein 161-like, whose translation is MGKMNYFLELQIKKLKDGIFINQSKYCQELLKRFNMDNCKAMSTPTGSRTYVDQDESGVSIDITKYLGMIGSLLYLTASRPDIMFSVFLRARFQENPKESHLIVVKRIMKYLKGTTNVHLWYSKGSIYNLVGYPDDDYARSKTDRKSTSGTCHILGNALVSRACKKQACVSLSTVQVEYIATGSCCAQILWLKQQLRDYGLNLGCIPL